The Polycladomyces zharkentensis genome window below encodes:
- the argH gene encoding argininosuccinate lyase, with protein MKLWGGRFTKPTNQLVEEYTASIGFDQRLAEEDIRGSMAHVRMLGACGILTKEETKTILSGLETIRERIRRGEVSFSVENEDIHMNIEKLLIEEIGPVGGKLHTGRSRNDQVALDMHLYVRHQTVELVRLLVGVQEALIAQAEVHVDTILPGYTHLQRAQPVRLAHHLLAYVSMFQRDIERLMDSYKRVNISPLGAGAIAGTTFPIDRYMVAEELGFDGIYDNSMDAVSDRDYLVEFLSIASLIMVHLSRLSEELILWSSEEFGYIELDDAFCTGSSMMPQKKNPDVPELVRGKTGRVIGHLVALLTALKALPLTYNKDIQEDKEGVFDTVDTLTGALALTAPMLSSMKVNVEKMRENAQSGFANATDLADYLVKKGLPFREAHEVVGRLVLHCLERGKTLTDCELAEFKAACPLIEADVYEALQLERVVDARNIPGGTGRQAVLAAIEEKKSKIDETHTWLDHVID; from the coding sequence ATGAAGCTCTGGGGCGGGCGATTTACCAAGCCGACCAACCAGTTGGTTGAGGAATACACCGCATCGATCGGGTTTGATCAACGGCTGGCCGAAGAAGATATCCGGGGGAGTATGGCCCATGTGCGCATGCTGGGCGCCTGTGGCATTTTGACGAAGGAAGAGACGAAGACCATCCTTTCCGGGTTGGAAACGATCCGGGAACGCATCCGCCGCGGGGAAGTGTCGTTTTCGGTCGAGAATGAAGACATACACATGAACATCGAGAAACTGTTGATCGAGGAAATCGGTCCCGTCGGCGGCAAACTGCATACGGGTCGCAGCCGCAATGATCAGGTGGCGTTGGATATGCACCTGTACGTTCGTCATCAAACCGTTGAACTGGTCCGTTTGCTTGTCGGCGTGCAGGAAGCGCTCATCGCACAGGCGGAAGTGCACGTGGATACCATCCTGCCGGGATACACCCACCTGCAGCGTGCCCAGCCCGTGCGGCTGGCCCATCACCTGTTGGCTTACGTTTCCATGTTTCAGCGTGATATCGAGCGGTTGATGGACAGTTACAAACGGGTCAACATTTCGCCGTTGGGTGCCGGTGCGATCGCCGGGACGACCTTTCCGATCGACCGGTACATGGTAGCGGAGGAACTCGGCTTCGACGGTATCTATGACAACAGCATGGACGCCGTCAGCGATCGTGACTATCTGGTGGAGTTTCTCTCCATCGCTTCGCTCATCATGGTTCATCTCTCCCGTCTGTCCGAAGAGTTGATCCTGTGGTCCAGTGAAGAGTTCGGTTACATCGAGTTGGATGATGCCTTCTGTACGGGCAGCAGCATGATGCCGCAGAAGAAAAATCCGGACGTCCCCGAACTGGTCCGGGGGAAAACAGGACGCGTCATCGGTCATCTGGTGGCGTTACTCACTGCATTGAAGGCCTTGCCACTCACTTACAACAAGGATATACAGGAAGACAAAGAGGGCGTGTTCGATACGGTGGACACGCTGACCGGGGCGCTCGCGTTAACGGCGCCGATGCTTTCCAGCATGAAAGTGAATGTGGAGAAAATGCGGGAAAATGCGCAAAGCGGGTTTGCCAACGCCACTGATCTGGCTGATTATCTGGTGAAGAAAGGCTTGCCGTTCCGCGAAGCGCATGAAGTCGTCGGGCGTTTGGTACTGCATTGCCTGGAACGGGGCAAGACATTGACGGATTGTGAATTGGCGGAATTCAAGGCCGCCTGCCCGCTGATTGAGGCGGACGTTTATGAAGCACTTCAATTGGAACGGGTGGTGGACGCGCGAAATATCCCCGGCGGTACGGGGCGTCAAGCCGTTTTGGCCGCGATCGAAGAAAAAAAATCGAAAATCGATGAAACCCATACGTGGTTAGATCACGTTATTGATTAA
- a CDS encoding argininosuccinate synthase encodes MAKDKVILAYSGGLDTSVAIKWLQEHYGYDVVAVALDVGEGKDLDFVKAKALKVGAVKSLVVDARQWFAEKYLAPALKANAMYEGKYPLVSALSRPLISEVLVQVAEKEGAVAVAHGCTGKGNDQVRFDVSVAALNPHLKVIAPVREWAMSRDEEIEYAKKHGIPIPVDLDNPYSIDQNLWGRSCECGILENPWAEPPEEAYEWTASLADTPDQPDEVEITFEKGLPVALDGQTMPLHELIAALNQIAGKHGVGRIDHVENRLVGIKSREVYECPGAITLITAHRELEFLTQTREIAQFKPIVEQQWGKLIYEGLWFSPLKKALDAFIDVTQETVSGTVRVKLFKGHAVVTGRKSDRSLYNEKLATYTPEDTFDHQAAVGFIRLWGLPTQVFATVNPKKEDHDEALGRAIYQADQPVG; translated from the coding sequence GTGGCAAAAGATAAGGTGATCCTGGCATATTCCGGGGGTTTAGATACATCGGTCGCCATCAAGTGGTTGCAGGAGCACTACGGTTATGATGTTGTCGCCGTCGCCCTTGATGTGGGAGAGGGCAAGGATTTGGATTTTGTCAAAGCCAAAGCGTTGAAAGTGGGTGCGGTCAAGTCGCTGGTCGTCGATGCGCGGCAGTGGTTTGCCGAGAAATATCTGGCGCCGGCACTGAAGGCCAATGCGATGTATGAAGGCAAATATCCGTTGGTGTCCGCGCTGTCCCGTCCGCTCATCTCGGAAGTGCTGGTGCAAGTGGCGGAAAAAGAAGGTGCGGTTGCCGTGGCGCACGGTTGTACCGGGAAAGGGAATGACCAGGTACGGTTCGATGTGTCCGTCGCCGCATTGAATCCACACCTGAAAGTGATCGCACCGGTTCGGGAGTGGGCGATGTCCAGGGACGAAGAGATCGAATACGCCAAAAAACACGGTATTCCGATCCCGGTCGATTTGGATAATCCCTACAGCATCGACCAGAACTTGTGGGGAAGAAGTTGTGAGTGCGGCATTTTGGAAAATCCGTGGGCGGAGCCGCCGGAGGAAGCGTATGAATGGACAGCTTCACTGGCCGATACGCCCGATCAGCCTGATGAAGTGGAGATCACATTTGAAAAGGGACTTCCTGTCGCATTGGACGGGCAAACGATGCCGCTTCATGAGCTGATTGCCGCGTTGAACCAGATCGCCGGGAAACACGGTGTCGGCCGGATCGATCACGTGGAAAACCGGCTGGTGGGCATCAAATCGCGTGAGGTGTACGAGTGTCCGGGAGCCATTACACTGATCACGGCTCACCGGGAACTGGAGTTTCTGACGCAAACCCGGGAGATTGCCCAGTTCAAGCCGATCGTGGAACAGCAATGGGGCAAATTGATCTATGAAGGCTTGTGGTTCTCCCCGCTCAAAAAAGCATTGGACGCCTTTATCGACGTGACGCAAGAAACCGTCAGCGGAACGGTGCGCGTCAAGCTGTTCAAAGGGCATGCCGTGGTCACCGGCCGTAAGTCGGATCGATCTCTGTACAATGAAAAGCTGGCCACCTACACGCCGGAGGACACCTTCGATCATCAGGCAGCCGTCGGTTTTATCCGTCTGTGGGGATTGCCGACGCAAGTATTCGCCACCGTCAACCCGAAGAAGGAGGATCACGATGAAGCTCTGGGGCGGGCGATTTACCAAGCCGACCAACCAGTTGGTTGA
- a CDS encoding nitroreductase family protein, translating to MANSAKDFYTAVKDRRTYYGISKEAPVSDERIKEVIDHAVKYTPSAFNSQSARVVLLLGEHHNKLWDITKETLRKIVPADRFASTEEKINNSFRSGYGTVLFFEDERVIQGLQQQFPSYAKNFPIWAHQSSGMLQYVIWTSLEIEGFGASLQHYNPLIDDEVKREWNIPNEWTLIAQMPFGKPITTPGDKEFKPLEERVKFFK from the coding sequence ATGGCGAATAGCGCAAAAGATTTCTATACAGCAGTGAAAGATCGACGCACTTATTACGGGATCAGCAAAGAAGCACCCGTTTCTGATGAAAGAATTAAAGAAGTGATTGACCATGCTGTCAAATACACACCATCTGCATTTAATTCCCAGAGTGCACGAGTAGTTCTGTTGTTAGGAGAGCATCACAACAAGTTATGGGATATTACTAAGGAAACGTTAAGAAAAATCGTTCCTGCAGATCGATTCGCTTCAACGGAAGAAAAAATAAACAACTCATTCCGTAGTGGCTATGGGACAGTTTTGTTCTTTGAAGACGAACGTGTAATTCAAGGTCTGCAACAACAATTCCCATCTTATGCGAAGAATTTCCCGATTTGGGCTCATCAATCTTCGGGTATGCTCCAATATGTGATTTGGACATCATTAGAAATCGAAGGATTTGGCGCCTCTTTGCAACACTATAACCCACTCATTGATGATGAAGTGAAAAGAGAGTGGAATATCCCCAACGAATGGACACTTATTGCTCAAATGCCGTTTGGTAAGCCGATTACTACACCTGGAGATAAAGAATTCAAGCCGTTGGAAGAACGTGTTAAATTCTTCAAATAA
- the gdh gene encoding SDR family oxidoreductase produces the protein MYPDLKGKVVVITGASKGIGRAMAIRFGQEQAKVVINYRSSEEEALEVMKEVKQAGGDAIIVSGDVTKEEDVKRLVRSAIDHYGTLDVMINNAGIENPVPSHELSLSDWNKVINTNLTGAFLGSREAIKYFVENNIRGNVINMSSVHEVIPWPLFVHYAASKGGIKLMTETLALEYAPKGIRVNNIGPGAIDTPINAEKFSDPEQRKDVESMIPMGYIGKPEQIAAAAAWLASSESSYVTGITLFVDGGMTKYPEFQAGRG, from the coding sequence ATGTATCCAGATCTGAAAGGAAAAGTCGTTGTCATTACCGGAGCTTCAAAAGGTATTGGTCGGGCCATGGCCATTCGGTTTGGTCAAGAACAAGCCAAAGTGGTGATCAACTATCGTTCGAGTGAAGAAGAAGCCCTTGAAGTGATGAAAGAAGTCAAACAAGCAGGCGGAGATGCGATTATTGTCAGTGGGGATGTGACGAAAGAAGAAGATGTCAAACGTCTTGTTCGATCTGCCATTGATCATTACGGTACTTTAGATGTGATGATCAATAACGCCGGAATTGAAAATCCAGTCCCATCACACGAATTATCCCTATCGGATTGGAACAAGGTTATTAATACCAACTTAACCGGTGCTTTTTTGGGTAGCCGTGAAGCCATTAAATATTTTGTAGAAAACAACATTAGAGGGAACGTCATTAACATGTCGAGTGTGCATGAAGTGATTCCTTGGCCACTGTTTGTCCATTACGCTGCAAGCAAAGGCGGCATCAAGTTAATGACCGAAACCTTGGCGTTAGAATACGCTCCAAAAGGCATCCGTGTGAACAACATTGGACCAGGCGCCATTGATACTCCGATTAATGCTGAAAAATTCTCTGATCCTGAACAAAGAAAAGATGTCGAAAGTATGATTCCGATGGGCTATATCGGTAAACCGGAACAAATCGCCGCAGCAGCGGCATGGCTGGCTTCTTCTGAATCCAGTTATGTGACAGGGATTACCTTGTTTGTAGATGGCGGAATGACCAAATATCCGGAATTCCAAGCAGGAAGAGGCTAA
- a CDS encoding GRP family sugar transporter, with the protein MDILLALIPALAWGSIVLLNVKLGGGPYSQTLGTTIGALVFSIVIFLFVQPPLSPLIFIVGILSGLFWALGQRNQLKSVEYMGVSKTMPISTGMQLVSTTLFGVIVFKEWSTLSAILFGTIALILIVIGIVLTSLEDENRKDTSRQTKKGIVTLIVSTVGYLIYVVIVRLFHIDSWSALFPQAIGMVVGGVMLTYKHKPFNRYTLKNILPGVVWATGNLFLFISQPKVGVAISFSLSQLGIIVSTLGGIVFLGEKKTKRQLIGIVTGIILIVIGAVFLGLAKS; encoded by the coding sequence ATGGATATACTCTTAGCTCTCATCCCGGCACTGGCTTGGGGAAGTATTGTATTACTTAACGTGAAACTGGGTGGTGGACCTTATAGCCAAACGTTGGGAACAACGATAGGGGCATTGGTTTTTTCCATCGTGATCTTTCTTTTTGTACAACCTCCGTTGTCACCCCTCATTTTTATCGTCGGAATCCTATCCGGCTTATTTTGGGCTCTTGGTCAGCGAAACCAATTGAAAAGCGTGGAATATATGGGTGTTTCAAAAACCATGCCGATTTCAACAGGGATGCAATTGGTCTCTACGACGCTCTTTGGCGTGATTGTGTTTAAAGAATGGTCTACACTGAGCGCCATTCTCTTTGGGACAATCGCTCTCATCCTGATTGTGATCGGGATTGTCCTCACTTCTCTGGAGGATGAAAACAGAAAAGATACATCCAGGCAAACGAAAAAAGGGATCGTCACACTGATTGTGTCTACGGTCGGTTACCTCATTTACGTGGTGATTGTACGACTTTTCCATATCGATAGCTGGTCGGCCCTTTTCCCTCAAGCGATTGGAATGGTCGTTGGGGGGGTGATGCTGACTTATAAACACAAACCTTTTAATCGCTATACCCTCAAAAACATCTTACCTGGGGTCGTTTGGGCAACCGGCAACTTGTTTTTGTTCATTTCCCAACCAAAAGTAGGTGTAGCCATCAGTTTTTCTTTATCCCAATTGGGGATTATCGTTTCTACGCTCGGCGGTATTGTTTTCTTGGGCGAAAAGAAAACGAAACGTCAACTTATTGGGATTGTGACAGGGATTATCCTGATTGTGATCGGTGCTGTTTTCCTTGGTTTAGCCAAATCATAA
- a CDS encoding vWA domain-containing protein, producing the protein MKRIVGMLVLMLSLMISTGCSGLLSAGSPQEAVQKKKPAGPEEFKAATTVEGMLREGPGKYAGNKYDKAKVQAELDKFPKGLSAREVYNRLIYYLAEDYKPILKKVEEFNPAVPTDAKMPASDINKDVKVQNMNVEILLDSSGSMAEKTDGAQRMELAKQAIRDFVSSLPKGARVSLRVYGHKGTNSPKDKALSCKSSELAYPLSEYDAGKFNRALDSFKPGGWTPLAASIQAAQMDLEKEAGKDTQNIVYVVSDGVETCGGDPVKAAQSLYQSDIQAVVNIIGFDVDDAGQQALQKVAEAGGGTYRTVRTKEDLKAELERRYKELRQEWEIYESQVRWDMLFNRIDKQDEADRIIGLPDGLFRNTWRKEDEHLRAARDYLEEKGIIDSSHLS; encoded by the coding sequence ATGAAACGGATCGTCGGAATGTTGGTCCTCATGTTATCGCTTATGATCAGCACCGGGTGTTCCGGCCTCCTGTCCGCCGGTTCCCCTCAGGAAGCGGTGCAGAAAAAGAAACCCGCCGGGCCGGAAGAGTTCAAAGCAGCGACAACCGTGGAGGGGATGCTGAGAGAGGGGCCGGGGAAATACGCGGGCAACAAATACGACAAAGCAAAGGTACAGGCGGAACTGGACAAGTTTCCGAAAGGTCTCTCCGCCCGTGAGGTATATAACCGCTTGATCTATTACCTGGCGGAGGATTACAAGCCCATCCTGAAAAAGGTGGAGGAGTTCAACCCGGCGGTGCCCACCGACGCCAAAATGCCGGCGTCCGACATCAACAAGGATGTCAAGGTGCAGAACATGAATGTGGAAATCCTGCTGGACTCCAGCGGAAGCATGGCGGAAAAGACGGACGGGGCACAGCGGATGGAACTGGCCAAACAGGCCATTCGCGATTTCGTCTCCTCCCTGCCGAAAGGGGCGCGGGTCTCCCTTCGGGTATACGGGCACAAGGGGACCAACAGTCCAAAGGACAAGGCGCTCTCCTGCAAGAGCAGTGAACTGGCCTACCCGTTGTCGGAATATGATGCAGGCAAATTCAACCGGGCATTGGACAGCTTCAAGCCGGGCGGATGGACGCCTTTGGCCGCTTCCATCCAAGCCGCTCAAATGGATCTGGAAAAAGAAGCGGGGAAAGACACGCAAAATATCGTCTATGTCGTCAGTGACGGCGTGGAAACCTGCGGCGGCGATCCGGTGAAGGCCGCCCAGTCGTTGTATCAATCCGACATCCAGGCGGTGGTCAACATCATCGGATTCGACGTGGATGACGCGGGGCAGCAAGCCCTGCAAAAAGTGGCGGAAGCAGGCGGCGGGACCTACCGAACCGTTCGTACCAAAGAGGATCTGAAAGCGGAACTGGAACGGCGGTACAAGGAGCTGCGGCAGGAGTGGGAAATCTACGAAAGCCAAGTGAGATGGGACATGCTCTTTAACAGGATCGACAAGCAGGATGAGGCTGACCGGATCATCGGATTGCCCGACGGACTGTTTCGAAATACTTGGCGTAAAGAAGATGAACATCTACGTGCCGCCCGGGATTACCTGGAGGAAAAAGGGATTATCGACTCATCACACCTCAGTTGA
- a CDS encoding ABC transporter permease, with translation MKDLVVSELERIWSRKKTAVSFGILGLLLVFMTFWLQRGGIGFYDPLHTTRLNSVNFSVFLLKEISFVLSLILIPMMVADSFNGEYTSGAYRLVLIRPYARWQLLTAKWVSQAAVIGAMLAMILLYGLLAGAALFPHVETVPFFNRPEAEGYGFVLLFYGWHALIFLALLGVGGLLSSVLPNTIVAFFGLIAFLVGAVYVSRQMVFFLKTGESVFKLMGGLGTSSVLALLAACLLFSCSMTYVLWGRRDWVY, from the coding sequence GTGAAGGATTTGGTGGTTTCCGAGTTGGAACGCATTTGGAGCAGGAAGAAAACGGCGGTATCGTTCGGGATTCTGGGATTGTTGCTGGTATTCATGACGTTTTGGTTGCAGCGCGGCGGGATCGGATTTTATGATCCGCTGCATACAACCCGGCTCAATTCCGTCAATTTTTCCGTGTTCCTGTTGAAAGAGATTTCATTTGTTCTTTCCTTGATCCTGATCCCGATGATGGTGGCAGACAGTTTCAATGGAGAATATACATCCGGCGCCTATCGGTTGGTCCTGATTCGTCCATATGCACGTTGGCAGTTGTTGACGGCCAAGTGGGTCAGTCAGGCGGCAGTGATCGGAGCGATGCTGGCCATGATTCTTCTGTATGGATTGTTGGCGGGAGCGGCGTTGTTTCCCCATGTGGAAACCGTACCGTTTTTCAACCGGCCGGAGGCGGAAGGGTACGGATTTGTCCTGCTGTTTTACGGCTGGCATGCCCTTATTTTTCTGGCGTTGCTGGGGGTCGGCGGATTGCTGAGCTCCGTTCTCCCCAATACGATTGTTGCTTTCTTCGGATTGATTGCATTTTTGGTCGGTGCTGTGTACGTTTCCCGTCAGATGGTATTTTTTCTGAAGACCGGGGAGTCGGTGTTCAAGCTGATGGGTGGCTTGGGGACATCATCGGTTTTGGCGTTGCTGGCGGCTTGTTTGCTCTTCTCATGCAGTATGACTTACGTACTGTGGGGGAGAAGGGATTGGGTGTATTGA
- a CDS encoding ABC transporter permease subunit: MIRLWISEWERLWSRRITWILFFSIPLVLWVTGKYYLGKNAHLSPSSPEFTVMDNFPTMALAEQLITFFNVVVLMLLVFSITEEYGTGQLRLIILRACSFRQIFFAKWLAVMGTVGLFQVAYFLESYLIGAWMFPFTGRTRLFLHAGWASSGQAFSYHIRYYLIAFATLVVISAVMMFFAVISSTTTTAMGLSVGFLMISIAYPYVLFVFTRGLNPPLSPKWFFLSLTHIQYQGIARMLAEKPDFVGWNFAIMAVYGVFFTVMAYGIFTRQDRFF; the protein is encoded by the coding sequence ATGATTCGGTTGTGGATCAGTGAGTGGGAACGGTTATGGAGCAGACGGATCACTTGGATCCTTTTCTTTTCGATTCCGTTGGTATTGTGGGTGACAGGAAAGTATTACTTGGGGAAGAATGCGCATCTTTCTCCCTCCAGCCCCGAGTTCACCGTGATGGACAATTTTCCGACCATGGCTCTGGCAGAGCAGTTGATCACCTTTTTTAACGTGGTTGTGTTGATGTTGCTGGTCTTTTCGATCACCGAAGAGTACGGGACCGGACAGCTTCGATTGATCATATTGCGTGCCTGTTCTTTTCGTCAAATCTTTTTTGCTAAATGGTTGGCTGTGATGGGGACGGTGGGGCTGTTTCAGGTGGCTTATTTTCTGGAGAGTTATCTGATCGGTGCCTGGATGTTCCCTTTCACTGGCCGGACCCGCCTCTTTCTGCATGCGGGATGGGCTTCCAGCGGGCAAGCCTTTTCCTATCATATCCGGTATTATCTGATCGCCTTTGCGACCCTGGTCGTCATCTCGGCAGTGATGATGTTTTTCGCCGTCATCAGCAGCACGACTACTACGGCCATGGGATTGTCTGTCGGCTTTCTGATGATCTCCATCGCTTATCCCTATGTGTTGTTTGTGTTTACGAGGGGGTTGAACCCTCCTCTTTCGCCCAAGTGGTTTTTCCTTTCCCTGACCCACATTCAATATCAGGGGATCGCCCGCATGTTGGCGGAAAAACCGGATTTCGTCGGATGGAATTTCGCCATAATGGCCGTTTACGGCGTGTTTTTCACTGTGATGGCTTATGGGATCTTCACCCGCCAAGACCGATTTTTTTAG
- a CDS encoding AAA family ATPase, with protein MITINPCFRRDKMPKLIVLMGLPGSGKSTYANRFDHCVVLSSDAIRKELFNDVQYQGNNALVFDTLYGRAKEYLEHGYDVVIDSTHLEAHRRLQVIDMFREYEKEIHVIHTPVDECKRRNRERERIVPENVIDQMAKKMEYPTYEEGWSKIVNVNPVHSVAVEPQDGVTTHP; from the coding sequence ATGATAACGATAAATCCTTGTTTCAGGAGGGATAAAATGCCTAAATTAATCGTCCTGATGGGCCTTCCCGGCTCAGGGAAAAGTACTTATGCCAATCGATTCGATCACTGTGTGGTATTGTCCAGTGATGCGATCAGAAAGGAGTTATTCAATGATGTACAGTATCAGGGAAATAATGCGTTAGTGTTTGATACCCTTTACGGAAGAGCAAAAGAATATTTGGAACACGGTTATGATGTTGTCATTGACTCCACCCATCTTGAAGCGCATAGGAGACTTCAAGTGATCGATATGTTTCGTGAATATGAAAAAGAAATCCATGTCATCCATACGCCCGTTGACGAGTGCAAAAGACGAAATCGAGAACGTGAAAGAATCGTCCCGGAAAATGTGATTGACCAAATGGCGAAGAAAATGGAATATCCCACTTACGAGGAAGGATGGTCGAAAATTGTGAATGTGAATCCTGTACACAGCGTTGCTGTAGAACCGCAGGATGGGGTAACGACACACCCCTGA
- a CDS encoding MFS transporter: MNITLRDLFRQPHFVKLWLSQTLQSLAVVLLQVIVMVKVYQHTDSVFGSSLVLAVMAFGSFVGGVLGSYHIHRYSLVHLLHGIGWVQAGFTIILGILLSDIRPLLVLIPLFFVAAIGAWYQPARFALLPLVVSKKEYMKAAGTLNVIHQLFLIAGWGLGGIIAALLPFYSVILMISISFFLSGVCVRLIRLDHSYKGEKSGKPEPAWQIMIKVGVIRNLTLMDMIEALANVIWSSAFILAFTYEILKKGSEWWGFINAAYWIGGMAGSFMVMMMTRHLEKRMGLMIGFSALSMALLTFLFAINTNAILALVLCILMGPIYQAREICQETVLQDVITPRERANVMAARNAILTPWWGMTYLIMGWAADRMDIQSIYILAAVLYGVTFFIVFLHPQLKDYQYDVEEKSSVTDVAE, from the coding sequence ATGAACATCACGCTGCGGGATTTATTTCGACAGCCTCACTTTGTGAAGCTTTGGTTATCCCAGACGCTCCAATCTCTCGCGGTCGTCCTGCTCCAAGTGATCGTGATGGTAAAAGTGTACCAACACACGGACTCCGTATTTGGTTCGTCTTTGGTATTGGCTGTGATGGCTTTTGGGTCCTTTGTTGGCGGAGTCCTTGGATCGTATCACATTCATCGATATTCGTTGGTTCATCTGCTGCATGGGATCGGATGGGTTCAGGCGGGCTTCACAATCATTCTGGGGATTTTACTGTCTGACATTCGCCCCTTATTGGTATTGATCCCGCTGTTTTTCGTTGCGGCCATCGGTGCGTGGTATCAACCGGCTCGTTTCGCTTTACTCCCATTGGTCGTATCGAAAAAGGAATATATGAAAGCAGCTGGAACGCTCAATGTGATCCATCAGCTGTTTTTAATTGCGGGATGGGGATTGGGTGGGATTATTGCTGCGCTTCTTCCGTTTTACTCTGTTATTCTCATGATTTCCATATCTTTCTTTCTGTCGGGGGTATGCGTCCGCCTGATTCGACTGGATCATTCATACAAAGGGGAAAAATCCGGCAAGCCGGAACCTGCTTGGCAAATAATGATAAAAGTTGGGGTGATCCGAAATTTAACATTGATGGACATGATCGAAGCATTGGCGAATGTGATATGGAGCAGTGCCTTCATATTGGCTTTTACTTATGAGATTTTGAAAAAGGGAAGCGAATGGTGGGGATTTATCAACGCTGCCTATTGGATTGGGGGAATGGCGGGGAGTTTCATGGTCATGATGATGACCAGGCATTTGGAGAAACGGATGGGTTTGATGATTGGTTTCAGTGCACTATCCATGGCCCTGTTAACCTTTTTGTTTGCCATCAATACCAATGCGATTTTGGCTTTGGTCTTGTGTATTTTGATGGGGCCGATCTATCAAGCCAGAGAGATCTGCCAAGAGACGGTCCTCCAAGACGTCATCACTCCCAGGGAACGAGCAAATGTAATGGCGGCAAGGAATGCCATTTTGACTCCCTGGTGGGGAATGACTTATCTGATCATGGGGTGGGCAGCGGATCGAATGGATATTCAATCCATATATATTCTCGCCGCAGTTTTGTACGGGGTTACGTTTTTCATCGTTTTCCTTCATCCGCAACTAAAGGATTATCAATATGATGTCGAGGAAAAATCATCGGTTACAGACGTTGCCGAATAG